A genome region from Hydrogenoanaerobacterium saccharovorans includes the following:
- the eutS gene encoding ethanolamine utilization microcompartment protein EutS — MFEVEEKQRIIQEFVPGKQVTLAHLIANPDNDLHKKLGLTESKGAIGILTITPSEAAIIAADVATKAADVSIGFVDRFSGSLVITGDVAAVEAALKAVLEVLGGQLMFSKAPITKT; from the coding sequence TTGTTTGAAGTTGAAGAAAAACAGCGTATTATACAGGAGTTTGTACCGGGCAAGCAGGTGACTTTAGCACATCTTATTGCAAACCCCGATAACGATTTACATAAAAAACTAGGGCTGACAGAATCAAAAGGTGCCATTGGTATTTTAACAATTACGCCAAGTGAGGCGGCAATTATAGCAGCGGATGTTGCAACCAAAGCAGCGGACGTCAGTATCGGATTTGTTGACCGATTCAGTGGTTCGCTTGTTATTACAGGTGATGTCGCAGCGGTGGAAGCTGCACTAAAAGCTGTTTTGGAAGTTTTGGGCGGTCAGCTCATGTTTTCCAAAGCACCCATTACAAAAACTTAA
- a CDS encoding 1-propanol dehydrogenase PduQ — MNIFNAPTKIYMGAQDLSSVLKGSKRVFIVTDSFMAESGKVDYILNQLYRMGSEFHIFSRVTPDPDISIITKGVEEITEFKPDSVVAFGGGSPIDAAKAIVFFAGKVYDLRDCPFIAIPTTSGTGSEVTCFAVISDKEKQIKYPLLDDALLPDAAILDANLILSVPPNVTADTGIDVLTHAIEAYLSTAATDFSDAVAEKSIKLVQKHLLTAYNEPDNFEARQGMHNASCLAGMAFSNASLGLNHSMAHALGAQAKLPHGRANAILLPYVMSFNAGCTADALTPSAVRYAEIARILGMEAKSTRQSALNLIHTVRRFVKKLHLPSTIEAAGVSAEEFEKIVHSMAESALSDRCTATNPVECSVESIEKVYRKAFLGKLP; from the coding sequence ATGAACATTTTTAACGCTCCAACTAAAATTTACATGGGAGCCCAAGACCTTTCAAGCGTGCTCAAAGGCTCGAAGCGGGTTTTTATTGTAACCGATAGTTTTATGGCTGAGAGCGGAAAAGTAGACTATATTCTCAATCAACTCTATCGCATGGGCTCAGAATTTCATATTTTTTCACGTGTCACCCCCGATCCCGACATTTCAATCATCACAAAAGGCGTTGAAGAAATTACAGAATTTAAACCGGATAGTGTAGTTGCGTTTGGTGGCGGATCTCCTATAGATGCGGCAAAAGCAATTGTGTTTTTTGCAGGCAAGGTTTATGACCTGCGCGACTGCCCTTTTATAGCTATTCCCACTACCAGCGGTACAGGCTCAGAAGTAACCTGTTTTGCAGTCATTTCGGACAAGGAAAAGCAAATCAAATATCCGCTGCTGGACGATGCACTGCTGCCGGATGCTGCTATACTGGATGCGAACTTAATCTTAAGTGTACCGCCGAATGTTACAGCAGATACCGGTATTGATGTGCTTACCCACGCAATTGAAGCTTATCTTTCTACCGCAGCTACCGATTTTTCAGATGCCGTTGCGGAAAAATCAATCAAACTTGTACAAAAGCATTTATTAACCGCTTATAACGAGCCCGATAATTTTGAGGCGAGGCAGGGGATGCACAACGCATCCTGCTTAGCGGGTATGGCTTTCAGCAACGCTTCATTGGGGTTAAACCATAGTATGGCTCATGCGTTGGGGGCTCAGGCAAAACTGCCGCATGGCAGAGCAAACGCAATATTACTGCCTTATGTTATGAGTTTTAATGCGGGATGTACGGCTGATGCTCTTACCCCTTCTGCAGTGCGTTATGCAGAAATTGCACGTATTTTAGGTATGGAGGCAAAAAGCACCAGACAAAGTGCATTGAACTTAATTCATACGGTTCGCAGGTTTGTAAAAAAACTCCATTTGCCTTCTACCATTGAAGCGGCGGGAGTTTCGGCCGAAGAGTTTGAAAAGATCGTGCATTCTATGGCAGAAAGTGCTCTATCCGATCGCTGCACAGCAACCAATCCGGTAGAATGCTCAGTAGAGAGCATCGAAAAAGTGTATCGAAAAGCATTTTTAGGAAAATTACCATAA
- a CDS encoding CYTH domain-containing protein, with amino-acid sequence MVELEKKYCITDSTAFYWVEDFLRAQENYAVTCLGEQMQTDTYYDTPSDELKNANVTLRIRKKANGSTLTIKCPLPHNGDSSFSERIEIEHEIANDALQEHKEFLQEHLGFLNLESFFEQQLIIKNKRKTFLLKSKTAVLEMVFDRVTYEDAVGKTAYECQLEIELKSGCKEELQQLCAALEQKVCSLIPTKQSKYNRGRQLLS; translated from the coding sequence ATGGTTGAACTTGAGAAGAAATATTGCATTACCGACAGTACAGCCTTTTATTGGGTAGAAGATTTTTTACGTGCTCAAGAGAATTATGCGGTTACATGTTTGGGCGAACAAATGCAAACAGATACCTACTATGACACACCTTCTGATGAACTGAAAAACGCGAACGTAACTTTGCGTATCCGTAAAAAAGCCAATGGCTCTACGCTGACTATAAAATGCCCTCTGCCCCATAACGGTGATAGTTCCTTCTCTGAGCGTATTGAGATAGAGCACGAGATTGCAAACGACGCCTTACAAGAACATAAGGAGTTTTTACAAGAACATTTGGGCTTTTTAAACTTAGAATCTTTTTTTGAGCAACAGCTTATTATAAAAAACAAAAGAAAAACTTTTCTTCTCAAAAGTAAAACTGCAGTTTTAGAGATGGTATTTGATAGAGTAACATATGAAGATGCTGTGGGAAAAACTGCATATGAATGCCAACTGGAGATAGAATTAAAATCTGGCTGTAAAGAAGAATTGCAGCAGCTTTGTGCTGCACTTGAACAGAAAGTTTGCAGCTTAATTCCAACAAAGCAATCGAAATACAACCGCGGAAGGCAACTTCTCTCATAA
- a CDS encoding JAB domain-containing protein, translated as MDNPHAGHRKRLRERFIQNGLEHFQKHNILELLLFNTIPRQDTNELAHRLIDEFGSLSGVFDASIEQLMKVKGIGENSAVLIKLIPAIGKVYLDDKNTIGTILKTTSESGNFLLPKFIGETSELVYLLCLDNKNKVLGCPLICRGDIVSANFTPRRVVEAALKYGATSVILSHNHPRGFALPSNDDINTTEQLYETLRRVNIKLLDHIIVAGEDFVSLADSGFFYKKL; from the coding sequence ATGGATAATCCTCATGCAGGGCATCGTAAAAGACTGCGCGAACGCTTTATCCAAAACGGATTAGAGCATTTTCAAAAGCATAATATTTTGGAGCTTCTTCTGTTCAACACCATTCCTCGCCAAGATACCAACGAGCTTGCCCATAGGCTGATTGATGAATTCGGTTCGCTTTCGGGTGTATTTGATGCGTCGATTGAACAATTGATGAAGGTAAAGGGGATAGGTGAAAATTCAGCAGTGCTGATTAAGCTCATTCCCGCCATAGGTAAGGTGTATCTTGATGATAAAAACACAATCGGAACGATTCTCAAAACCACCAGCGAAAGCGGAAATTTTTTGCTACCCAAATTTATTGGCGAAACCAGCGAGCTCGTTTACCTGCTCTGCCTGGATAATAAAAATAAAGTTTTGGGCTGCCCGCTTATTTGCCGTGGTGATATAGTCAGCGCTAATTTTACTCCGCGCAGAGTGGTGGAAGCTGCCCTAAAATACGGTGCTACCTCAGTTATCCTATCCCATAACCATCCGCGTGGTTTTGCCCTGCCGTCAAATGATGATATTAACACTACAGAACAGCTTTACGAAACATTAAGGCGCGTAAATATTAAGCTGCTAGATCATATTATTGTAGCAGGCGAAGACTTTGTTTCTCTTGCAGACTCTGGCTTTTTTTATAAAAAGCTGTAA
- a CDS encoding RluA family pseudouridine synthase yields MRSFIINSNDAGQRVDKFITKALPRLPQPLLYKYIRLKRIKLNRKRCEISTHLNEGDVLDMYINDEFFSDVALQCEFKLAPTTLDIVYEDKNILLVNKKPGLVVHEDESGQADTLINRIQHYLFDKGEYNPDEEHSFAPALCNRIDRNTGGIVIAAKNAATLRVLNQKIKDRELTKRYLAVIHGTLEKKSATLEAYLAKDSTENKVTVTKYKTPENKIIRTKYRVLAENPRFSLIEVDLLTGRTHQIRAHFAFIGHPLLGDTKYGFARDNKGTNYKYQALYSHKLIFNFITDAGHLGYLNGKEFYVEKVWFAEDFMNGKII; encoded by the coding sequence ATGCGCAGTTTTATAATTAATTCGAATGACGCAGGGCAACGTGTAGATAAATTTATTACAAAGGCATTACCGCGCCTGCCCCAGCCGCTGTTATATAAATATATTCGGCTAAAGCGTATTAAACTCAATCGTAAAAGATGTGAAATATCCACCCACCTAAATGAAGGTGATGTACTTGATATGTACATCAACGATGAGTTTTTCAGCGATGTAGCGCTGCAATGTGAATTTAAACTTGCACCTACTACGCTGGACATTGTTTATGAGGATAAAAATATTTTATTAGTGAACAAAAAACCCGGTTTGGTGGTACATGAGGATGAAAGCGGACAGGCAGATACCCTCATCAACCGCATTCAGCACTATTTATTTGATAAGGGTGAGTACAACCCAGACGAAGAGCATTCTTTTGCACCTGCATTGTGCAATCGGATCGACCGAAATACAGGCGGAATTGTTATTGCGGCAAAAAATGCTGCCACTCTGCGCGTGCTCAACCAAAAAATCAAAGACCGCGAACTGACTAAGCGATATCTTGCAGTCATTCATGGAACACTTGAGAAGAAAAGTGCTACCTTAGAAGCTTACCTTGCCAAAGACAGCACAGAGAATAAGGTAACGGTCACCAAATATAAAACACCGGAAAATAAAATCATTCGTACCAAGTACCGCGTACTTGCAGAAAACCCAAGATTTTCATTGATTGAAGTAGATTTGCTCACAGGCCGTACACATCAAATTCGTGCGCATTTTGCATTTATCGGGCATCCGCTGCTGGGGGATACAAAATACGGATTTGCGCGGGATAATAAAGGGACAAACTATAAATATCAGGCCTTATATTCGCATAAACTGATTTTCAATTTTATAACCGATGCAGGACATTTGGGGTATTTAAACGGGAAAGAATTTTATGTAGAAAAAGTTTGGTTCGCAGAAGATTTTATGAACGGAAAAATCATATAA
- the hisB gene encoding imidazoleglycerol-phosphate dehydratase HisB, with protein sequence MRTAEITRTTRETDITLYLNLDGTGRADINTGIGFYNHMLTAFAVHSGFDLTVKAKGDLEVDCHHTIEDVGIVLGQAFAKAIDRSTIVRFGSFSVPMDEALAECSLDISGRPYLVFNAHFNAPLIGQYDTSMTEHFFLSFANNSGITLHINVPYGRDDHHKAEAIYKAVAHSLKIAVQKSNNGGVLSSKGVL encoded by the coding sequence ATGAGAACAGCAGAGATTACAAGAACCACGCGCGAAACCGACATCACTTTGTATCTAAACCTTGATGGAACAGGAAGGGCAGACATTAACACAGGCATCGGTTTTTACAACCATATGCTCACTGCATTTGCCGTTCATTCAGGTTTTGACCTTACAGTAAAGGCAAAAGGTGACCTTGAGGTAGATTGCCACCACACCATTGAGGATGTTGGAATTGTACTTGGGCAAGCATTTGCTAAAGCCATTGACCGCAGTACGATTGTACGTTTTGGCAGCTTTTCAGTGCCTATGGACGAGGCGTTGGCAGAATGTTCTCTTGATATCTCGGGCAGACCTTACCTCGTATTCAATGCACATTTTAACGCCCCTTTAATCGGACAATACGATACTTCGATGACAGAACACTTTTTCCTATCTTTTGCAAACAATTCAGGCATTACTTTGCACATCAATGTACCTTATGGGCGCGATGACCACCATAAGGCAGAGGCAATTTACAAAGCAGTTGCACATAGCCTAAAAATTGCTGTACAGAAAAGTAATAATGGCGGTGTACTGTCTTCTAAAGGTGTTTTGTAA
- a CDS encoding pyridoxal phosphate-dependent aminotransferase produces the protein MSYQLNDKLASLVPYQPISGEYKIRLDANESYLNLADVFAERFANVVANLDFNRYPDPYAVKLCKIFAERYSLSPDFITASNGSDEIIGVIVASFLKKGETMLTLAPDFSMYGFYGEMYECKVETLNKEDDLTINADTVLQTLKNTKARLFIFSNPCNPTSLGLSREDVLKIIQGTDALVVVDEAYMDFWDQSILNTASEYDNVIVLKTCSKAMGAAAIRLGFAIANKTLTNAMSAAKSPYNVNALTQAVGEVILSDKTLLQRQVKDILNSKNALQASLCAMAKEKSDIIKVYNSCTNFIFIKMVDAKSVYAALLKKSIAVRCMGQYLRITAGSDEENKELLKELNHILQ, from the coding sequence ATGTCCTATCAACTCAACGATAAACTTGCTTCGCTGGTACCATATCAGCCCATCAGCGGCGAATATAAAATTCGTTTGGATGCAAATGAGAGCTATCTTAATTTAGCGGATGTTTTTGCAGAACGCTTTGCAAATGTTGTTGCGAACCTTGATTTTAACCGATACCCCGACCCATATGCAGTAAAGCTTTGCAAGATATTTGCAGAACGTTATTCGCTGAGCCCCGATTTTATTACGGCAAGCAACGGATCAGATGAGATTATCGGGGTAATCGTTGCTTCTTTTTTAAAAAAAGGCGAAACAATGCTTACTCTTGCACCCGATTTTTCGATGTATGGTTTTTATGGTGAAATGTATGAGTGTAAAGTTGAAACGCTTAACAAAGAGGATGACCTCACGATAAACGCGGATACGGTACTGCAAACCCTTAAAAATACCAAAGCACGTCTATTTATTTTTTCTAATCCCTGTAACCCCACGTCGCTGGGTTTGAGCCGAGAAGATGTGCTTAAAATTATACAGGGAACCGATGCTCTGGTGGTTGTAGACGAAGCTTATATGGATTTTTGGGATCAAAGCATCTTAAATACTGCAAGCGAATACGATAACGTGATTGTTCTCAAAACCTGTTCGAAGGCGATGGGGGCGGCGGCAATCCGCCTTGGTTTTGCAATTGCAAACAAAACCCTTACCAATGCAATGAGTGCGGCAAAATCGCCTTATAACGTAAATGCGCTTACACAGGCGGTAGGAGAAGTAATTTTATCCGATAAAACATTGCTACAACGTCAGGTAAAAGATATTCTGAATTCAAAAAATGCGTTGCAAGCTTCTCTTTGTGCCATGGCGAAAGAAAAATCAGATATTATAAAGGTGTACAATAGCTGTACAAACTTTATTTTCATTAAGATGGTTGATGCAAAATCAGTTTACGCTGCACTGCTTAAAAAATCTATTGCGGTGCGGTGTATGGGGCAATATCTGCGCATTACAGCCGGCAGTGATGAAGAAAACAAAGAATTGCTCAAAGAACTCAACCATATTTTACAGTAG
- the hisD gene encoding histidinol dehydrogenase: MISITKADGKAEFKLIHLLRSRSTEVDKRVTSAVTEIIENIKAHGDQAVRDYTVKFDGQCPDVFEVSREEINDALTDADPVFVDALLNAQANIAEFHTRQKQQSFMDAKPNGVIMGQRIRGLKRVGLYVPGGTAAYPSSVLMNAVPAKIAGVEELIMVTPPMKNGKANPDILTAAAIAGVDRIFLVGGAQAIAALAFGTASIPKVDKIVGPGNIYVATAKKQLYGTVDIDMIAGPSEILILADSTANPKFLAADMMSQAEHDKLASAILLTTEESIAQQTITELNLQVATLARKEIILESLKNFGAVIVCRSTDEMVDLANLLAPEHLEVMLENPMEYVGKLDNAGSVFLGKYSPEPLGDYYAGPNHVLPTSGTARFFSPLSVDSFIKKTSFIYYTEDALRDAHDDIVHIASKEGLTAHANSIQVRF, encoded by the coding sequence ATGATAAGCATAACGAAAGCAGACGGAAAAGCAGAGTTTAAACTCATTCATCTTCTGCGCAGCAGAAGTACCGAAGTGGATAAACGTGTAACCTCGGCAGTTACCGAAATTATTGAAAATATAAAGGCGCATGGCGACCAGGCTGTACGCGATTATACTGTAAAGTTTGACGGGCAATGTCCCGACGTATTCGAGGTTTCACGCGAAGAGATCAACGACGCGCTTACCGATGCTGACCCCGTTTTTGTAGATGCACTGCTGAATGCGCAGGCAAATATCGCCGAGTTCCACACCCGCCAAAAGCAACAGAGCTTTATGGATGCAAAACCCAACGGCGTAATCATGGGGCAGCGTATTCGCGGGCTCAAACGTGTTGGTCTTTATGTTCCCGGCGGTACAGCCGCTTATCCCTCCTCTGTGCTTATGAACGCAGTACCTGCTAAAATTGCGGGGGTAGAGGAATTGATTATGGTAACTCCACCTATGAAAAACGGCAAAGCCAACCCCGATATCCTTACTGCTGCCGCAATTGCAGGGGTGGATCGTATTTTTTTAGTGGGTGGCGCTCAGGCAATTGCCGCTTTGGCATTCGGTACGGCGAGTATCCCAAAGGTCGACAAAATTGTCGGCCCGGGCAACATCTATGTGGCAACGGCAAAAAAACAGCTATACGGTACCGTTGATATTGATATGATTGCAGGCCCCAGCGAAATTTTGATTCTGGCAGACAGTACCGCAAATCCAAAATTTCTTGCTGCCGATATGATGAGTCAAGCAGAACATGATAAGCTGGCATCGGCTATTTTACTTACCACCGAAGAATCCATAGCACAACAAACGATTACCGAACTGAATTTACAAGTTGCAACACTTGCGCGCAAAGAGATTATTTTGGAGTCGCTCAAAAATTTTGGTGCAGTTATCGTCTGCCGCAGCACAGATGAAATGGTTGACCTTGCTAATTTGCTCGCTCCCGAGCATTTAGAGGTTATGCTCGAAAACCCCATGGAGTACGTGGGCAAACTCGATAACGCAGGCTCAGTATTTCTCGGAAAATATTCGCCCGAGCCACTTGGCGATTATTATGCAGGGCCAAACCATGTTCTGCCTACCAGCGGGACGGCGCGTTTTTTCTCGCCGCTTTCTGTGGACAGTTTTATCAAAAAAACCAGTTTTATCTACTACACCGAAGATGCTTTGCGAGATGCCCACGATGATATTGTGCACATTGCAAGCAAAGAGGGGCTTACAGCACATGCAAACTCTATACAGGTTCGGTTCTAA
- a CDS encoding GNAT family N-acetyltransferase translates to MEQLQFLPFDKSMLQECVDLYQQVFSKEPWFDCDERSDVESYFINFYNLNKFAGYVLKRDDKIIALSLGFLKPWIKGEEYYIDQFCVDYSCQGKGIGSFLLNSIKNDLAQKNIHAMMLNTEKDYPSYQFYIKNGFLCFQDIRVLGCEF, encoded by the coding sequence ATGGAACAACTACAATTTCTCCCCTTTGATAAATCGATGCTTCAAGAATGCGTCGATTTATATCAGCAGGTTTTTTCGAAAGAACCATGGTTCGATTGCGACGAACGGTCGGATGTGGAATCTTATTTCATCAATTTTTACAACCTCAATAAATTTGCAGGGTATGTGTTAAAAAGAGATGATAAAATAATTGCACTTTCGCTTGGATTCTTAAAACCATGGATTAAGGGCGAAGAGTATTATATCGACCAGTTTTGTGTCGATTATAGTTGCCAAGGCAAAGGAATCGGGTCGTTTTTGTTAAATAGTATTAAAAATGACTTAGCCCAAAAGAATATCCACGCTATGATGTTAAACACAGAAAAAGATTATCCATCATACCAATTTTATATAAAAAACGGCTTTTTGTGCTTTCAAGATATTCGTGTGTTAGGTTGCGAATTTTAA